One genomic segment of Tripterygium wilfordii isolate XIE 37 chromosome 9, ASM1340144v1, whole genome shotgun sequence includes these proteins:
- the LOC120004948 gene encoding uncharacterized protein LOC120004948, whose translation MGGGMEANKNKFIEDWGTLRENVEYNIRWNRRTLSLVGIFGIVVPVLVYRGIVKEFHMQDDEAGRPRRNFGFDYKKYMLSEE comes from the exons ATGGGGGGCGGCATGGAAGCGAACAAGAACAAGTTCATCGAGGATTGGGGCACTCTAAGAGAGAATGTGGAGTACAACATCCGTTGGAATCGCCGCACTCTTTCTCTCGTTGGGATCTTCGGCATCGTGGTTCCAGTCTTAGTCTACAGGGGCATCGTCAAAGAATTC CATATGCAAGATGATGAAGCAGGCAGACCACGCCGGAACTTTGGTTTTGActataaaaaatatatgttgTCGGAGGAGTAG